A DNA window from Haliovirga abyssi contains the following coding sequences:
- a CDS encoding cation:proton antiporter: MKEINVLFYLGMLFFAAFLTKKFTQKFKIPEVTGYVIVGVLLGESILKILTNDVVDKLGYLSTIALGIIAFTIGAELKLSTIKKLGKSITAIVFFESFGAFIIVFFTLAFVFKGEMYKALLLGSVAAATAPAATVAVIRQYKAKGSLTSTIIAVVGIDDAVALIIYVFASSFAKGMILGEHISSVTILINALISIGLSAVIGIVAAYVYIFIMKNIRNEDTIELMITAFILMLLGVTEQFHISELLTIMIFSAFITNLSPIIEKRSGKIVDFFVPIFLAAFFILGGAHLDIRVVKQIGGIGMLYFFARSIGKIGGASLGAVIGGATDKVKKYIGFALLPQVGVALALALSIKKNFSIPLYGDKGKDIALVVINILLFTTMITEVIGPFLTKLVLKKSGEIKE; this comes from the coding sequence ATGAAAGAAATAAATGTTTTATTTTATTTAGGAATGCTGTTTTTTGCAGCATTTTTGACAAAGAAATTTACTCAAAAATTTAAAATACCAGAAGTTACAGGCTATGTAATTGTAGGGGTGTTGTTAGGGGAATCAATATTAAAAATATTAACAAATGATGTAGTTGATAAATTAGGATATTTATCAACTATAGCTTTAGGAATAATAGCATTTACAATTGGAGCTGAATTGAAACTGTCTACAATAAAAAAACTTGGAAAATCAATAACTGCAATAGTTTTTTTTGAAAGTTTTGGAGCTTTTATAATAGTTTTTTTTACTTTAGCATTTGTATTTAAAGGAGAAATGTATAAAGCACTATTACTAGGGTCTGTTGCTGCAGCGACAGCACCAGCAGCGACAGTAGCTGTAATAAGGCAGTATAAGGCAAAAGGAAGCCTTACATCAACAATTATAGCAGTGGTAGGAATAGACGATGCAGTAGCATTAATTATATATGTATTTGCATCTAGTTTTGCCAAAGGAATGATACTAGGGGAACACATTAGTAGCGTCACTATATTAATTAATGCTTTAATATCCATTGGATTATCAGCTGTTATTGGAATTGTAGCAGCATATGTCTATATTTTTATTATGAAGAACATAAGAAACGAAGATACAATAGAGTTAATGATAACAGCATTTATACTAATGTTATTAGGAGTTACAGAACAGTTTCATATATCGGAACTTTTAACAATAATGATTTTTTCAGCTTTTATAACAAATTTATCACCAATAATAGAAAAAAGAAGTGGTAAAATAGTCGATTTTTTTGTTCCTATTTTTTTAGCAGCATTTTTTATTTTAGGAGGAGCGCATTTAGATATAAGAGTAGTAAAGCAAATAGGTGGAATTGGAATGCTTTATTTTTTTGCTAGAAGTATAGGAAAGATAGGAGGAGCCAGCCTTGGAGCGGTTATTGGAGGAGCAACAGATAAAGTGAAAAAATATATAGGCTTTGCATTATTGCCTCAAGTTGGAGTAGCATTAGCGTTAGCGTTGTCTATAAAGAAAAACTTTAGCATACCCCTTTATGGAGATAAAGGTAAAGATATCGCTTTAGTAGTTATAAACATATTATTATTTACAACAATGATAACAGAAGTGATTGGACCGTTTTTAACAAAATTGGTATTAAAAAAATCTGGTGAAATAAAAGAATAG
- a CDS encoding chloride channel protein: MKKKMVEGTVMFLSVLKWAFLATIIGVVVGGLTTIFLMILDKSIEYRGVLPVKYYYFLPFAIVISILLVKYFAPDAKGHGTEKVIEAVHKNNGKINFSVIPVKLVATVLTIMSGGSVGKEGPGAQIGGGTASWIADLFKFSENDRKKFVICGISGGFAAVFGTPIAGAIFGVEVLFIGTILYDVLLPSFISGVMAYQVARSLGIKYSYFKIDFSSITNFSETMYLKVILAGIFFGVISFLFIEILKFLEKNIEKIKLDESIKGFLGGILIIGLVFVSSESYLGLGIDTIKRSLTGEILPWYTSFFKMIFTALSLGFGGSGGIVTPIFYIGTTSGNLFAQLINEPIALFSAIGFVAVLAGTTNAPIAASIMAIELFGVEISPYAAVACVISFLISGHRSVYPSQILAMKKSGALDIEIGKEIENTEVNFQNDGIDDIMEKLKSVNFGGGVKVKLHELINEDDVTFLETTGVKDTLEVMIAKAKEKGHIKDIEEFKNAIFEREDIVSTGIGLGIAMPHAKLDDIDEFFIIVGVAKQGLDWDSIDRKPVGVVFLIGGPEGKQKKYLKIISKLMLLVKNESRREKLFNSKKAEDIVDIFKEF; this comes from the coding sequence ATGAAGAAAAAAATGGTAGAAGGAACAGTAATGTTTCTAAGTGTTTTAAAATGGGCTTTTTTAGCTACAATTATAGGTGTTGTTGTTGGAGGGTTAACTACAATATTTTTAATGATTTTAGATAAGAGTATAGAATATAGAGGAGTATTACCTGTTAAATATTATTATTTTCTTCCTTTTGCAATTGTAATAAGTATTTTATTGGTAAAATATTTTGCTCCTGATGCAAAAGGACACGGAACAGAAAAAGTAATAGAAGCGGTACATAAAAATAATGGAAAAATAAATTTTTCAGTAATACCGGTAAAGTTAGTGGCTACAGTATTGACAATTATGTCAGGTGGTTCAGTTGGAAAAGAAGGACCTGGAGCGCAAATAGGTGGAGGAACAGCTTCTTGGATAGCAGATTTATTTAAGTTTTCAGAGAATGATAGAAAAAAATTTGTTATATGTGGAATTAGTGGAGGATTTGCCGCAGTTTTTGGAACTCCAATAGCAGGTGCAATTTTTGGAGTAGAAGTCTTATTTATAGGAACAATTTTATATGATGTATTGTTACCATCATTTATATCTGGAGTAATGGCGTATCAAGTGGCAAGGTCACTAGGAATAAAATATTCGTATTTTAAAATAGATTTTTCTAGTATTACAAATTTTAGTGAAACTATGTATTTGAAAGTAATTTTAGCTGGCATATTTTTTGGAGTAATATCATTTTTGTTTATAGAAATATTAAAATTTTTAGAGAAGAATATAGAAAAAATAAAACTAGATGAAAGCATAAAAGGTTTTTTAGGAGGAATATTAATAATAGGGTTAGTATTTGTTAGTTCTGAAAGTTATTTAGGACTAGGAATAGATACAATAAAAAGAAGTTTGACAGGCGAAATTTTACCATGGTATACCTCATTTTTTAAAATGATATTTACAGCATTAAGTCTTGGATTTGGAGGAAGTGGAGGTATTGTTACACCTATATTTTATATAGGAACTACATCAGGGAATTTATTTGCCCAATTAATAAATGAGCCAATAGCACTGTTTTCTGCTATTGGATTTGTAGCAGTATTAGCGGGAACAACGAATGCTCCAATAGCAGCCAGTATAATGGCAATAGAACTGTTTGGAGTAGAAATTTCTCCATATGCTGCAGTTGCATGTGTAATTAGTTTTTTAATTTCTGGGCATAGAAGCGTATATCCGTCTCAAATATTAGCAATGAAAAAATCCGGAGCTTTGGATATAGAAATAGGAAAAGAGATAGAAAATACAGAAGTTAATTTTCAAAATGATGGCATAGATGATATAATGGAAAAATTAAAATCGGTTAATTTTGGAGGAGGGGTAAAAGTGAAATTACATGAATTGATAAACGAGGATGATGTAACATTTTTAGAAACAACAGGTGTCAAGGATACGTTGGAAGTAATGATAGCAAAAGCAAAAGAGAAAGGACATATAAAAGATATAGAAGAATTTAAAAATGCAATTTTTGAAAGAGAAGATATAGTTAGTACAGGAATAGGATTAGGAATAGCAATGCCACATGCTAAACTAGATGATATAGATGAATTTTTTATAATTGTGGGAGTAGCAAAACAAGGATTAGATTGGGATTCAATAGATAGAAAGCCAGTTGGAGTGGTATTTTTAATTGGGGGACCAGAAGGAAAACAAAAAAAATATTTAAAAATAATATCTAAATTAATGTTACTTGTAAAAAATGAAAGTAGAAGAGAAAAACTATTTAATTCTAAAAAAGCGGAAGATATTGTTGATATATTCAAAGAATTTTAG
- a CDS encoding potassium channel family protein, giving the protein MDRELKKILIFIELLVLIFILGVLGYVVIEGYSLFDALYMTVITISTVGFEEVHKLSNTGKIFTMFLILSGVTLVLYGLSSITSFFIEGELKNYLKGVKMKKKISKLKNHYIICGYGKTGRKIVEEFLKLGKEFVVIENEDEGILELETKYKDKVLFIKDDSTKDEVLIEAGIEKAKTLIAVLSTDAENVFLSLTAKSLNKKLKVIVRAVEQNNERKLKKAGADFIISPVEIAAQRIISTALKPGVVNFLDVVTSIGGEDLRLELIKISKDSDLDNILLKDARIPQKTDLIVIGMKKEKKMILNPLSMTILEYGDELLVMGNEKQIEQLKKIASGDIKDRGVENIKIQL; this is encoded by the coding sequence TTGGATAGAGAATTAAAAAAAATATTAATTTTTATAGAATTATTGGTATTAATATTTATTTTAGGAGTTTTAGGATATGTTGTGATAGAGGGATATAGTTTATTTGATGCTCTTTATATGACTGTAATAACTATTAGCACTGTTGGATTTGAAGAGGTTCATAAATTATCTAATACAGGTAAAATTTTTACAATGTTTCTAATTTTAAGTGGAGTTACATTAGTTCTTTATGGATTAAGTTCAATAACCTCATTTTTTATAGAAGGAGAATTGAAAAATTATTTAAAAGGGGTAAAAATGAAAAAAAAGATATCAAAATTGAAAAATCATTATATAATTTGTGGATATGGGAAAACAGGTAGAAAAATTGTAGAAGAATTCCTGAAATTAGGTAAAGAGTTTGTTGTAATAGAGAATGAAGATGAAGGAATTTTAGAATTAGAAACAAAATACAAAGATAAAGTGTTATTTATAAAAGATGATTCTACAAAAGATGAAGTGTTAATAGAAGCAGGTATAGAAAAGGCTAAAACCTTAATAGCTGTACTTTCTACAGATGCTGAAAATGTATTCTTAAGTTTAACAGCAAAATCATTAAATAAAAAATTAAAAGTAATTGTTAGAGCAGTAGAACAAAATAATGAAAGAAAATTAAAAAAGGCAGGGGCTGATTTTATAATATCGCCAGTAGAAATAGCAGCACAAAGAATTATAAGTACAGCATTAAAGCCGGGAGTAGTTAATTTTTTAGATGTTGTAACAAGTATAGGCGGAGAAGATTTAAGATTAGAGTTAATAAAAATAAGTAAAGATAGTGATTTAGATAATATATTATTAAAAGATGCAAGAATACCACAAAAAACTGATTTAATAGTAATTGGAATGAAAAAAGAAAAGAAAATGATATTAAACCCACTTTCAATGACAATTTTAGAATATGGGGATGAACTTTTAGTAATGGGAAATGAAAAGCAAATAGAACAATTGAAAAAAATCGCTTCTGGAGATATAAAAGACAGAGGTGTTGAAAATATAAAAATACAATTATAG
- a CDS encoding alpha amylase N-terminal ig-like domain-containing protein, producing the protein MNRILRVFTSEKKLYKEINLEKINNGIYIGKWHNVETDGAYSFEIIKKESNEKCNITFSHTAPFSKIFEAYTSKLEQKKPVGGIKSGDDILIIFDIKNSKVSLKKMRFTKFVIDTKRYGYENPKKVEMPSNFNGWNIHTTVLTKISNSIFETYLALDEGVYEYKLVIDGDWVPFDNNLKLIVGEIGSLFPKGEIGNGKFVYDAIDKNNKIKAIVHIPHKLDYLNKVEDDIEFSIRTQENDVEKIFLHLLEEDGIEEVYELERINSKGYQFDYFKRIIKFRINSEKFKYYFELKDGNKIAYYTPKGLVYDTIDFFEVDYATGEFPIFDVPKWAKEAIWYNIFPERFYNGNKENDPLYNEFGPENFIAPNKRSDDIEKYKWGIYTDKFGEFKLNNWTSDFETKLEWEEKREKDVGYSVKYSRMYGGDLQGIKEKIPYLKELGVNAIWLNPIFFADSNHKYGTSDFRHVSPDFGTIKMTGKDYNIKVSKENRYGNKTYLDILTNGYEKESELKLLRVKIQGENKGKNGYFETENPETWVWTESDLIAVDLIKELHKNGIRVIFDGVFNHTGKNHWSFELAMAEGVNSKYAKWYKFHDFSKFKEIKDDMSEEEAYKTLLHNKNSVHYSGWAGFNDLPEFNTYNKEYMEYIFNITKKWLLGPDGKNSENWMEDDGIDGFRLDVPNCVENQYFWQLWRKVVKDTKKDAYITAELWGDARSDINDGVKYDTVMNYEWLKSTIGYFINQGKEFNASYKLTAEQFFNELKEKRYWYPIQSLQVSQNLNGSHDTDRLLSRIVNDKLGRDLEEGKQLDKGYNTKRPDLTDNSHKNTTINWKKSEIKPKDILKLISIFQMTYIGAPMLYYGDEVGMWGATDPYCRKPMLWEEFDYENETDGTLGVKSKENYKVKPDKEFFSWYKKIIKIRKENSTLIYGEFKEIYWDNEKDIISYSRFDDENHFLIILNNSFENQENIVIPTDFQDEKFIDLLNSEKLATGPQGNIIVNLDKKTGKILKKI; encoded by the coding sequence ATGAATAGGATTTTGAGGGTTTTTACATCAGAAAAAAAATTATATAAAGAGATAAATTTAGAAAAAATAAATAATGGAATTTATATAGGAAAATGGCATAATGTAGAAACAGATGGAGCATACAGTTTTGAAATTATAAAAAAAGAATCTAACGAAAAATGTAATATTACTTTTTCGCACACAGCACCATTTTCTAAAATTTTTGAAGCATATACCTCAAAGTTGGAGCAAAAAAAGCCTGTTGGTGGAATAAAATCAGGCGATGATATATTAATTATATTTGATATAAAAAACAGTAAAGTTTCTTTAAAAAAAATGAGGTTTACTAAGTTTGTAATAGATACAAAAAGATATGGATATGAGAATCCTAAAAAAGTAGAAATGCCATCAAATTTTAATGGCTGGAATATTCATACAACTGTTTTAACAAAAATATCTAATTCTATATTTGAAACTTATCTTGCATTAGATGAAGGAGTTTATGAATACAAATTAGTAATAGATGGAGATTGGGTTCCATTTGACAATAATCTAAAATTAATAGTTGGAGAAATAGGTAGTTTATTTCCAAAAGGTGAAATAGGAAATGGAAAATTTGTGTATGATGCAATTGATAAGAATAATAAAATAAAAGCAATAGTTCATATTCCGCATAAATTAGATTATTTAAATAAAGTAGAGGATGATATAGAATTTAGTATAAGAACACAAGAAAATGATGTAGAAAAAATATTTCTGCACTTATTAGAAGAAGATGGTATAGAAGAGGTATATGAATTAGAAAGAATAAACAGTAAAGGGTATCAATTTGATTACTTTAAAAGAATAATTAAATTTAGAATTAATTCTGAAAAATTCAAATACTATTTTGAATTAAAAGATGGAAATAAAATTGCTTATTATACTCCAAAAGGATTAGTATATGATACAATAGATTTTTTTGAAGTTGATTATGCCACAGGAGAATTTCCAATTTTTGACGTACCTAAATGGGCAAAAGAAGCAATTTGGTATAATATTTTTCCTGAAAGATTCTATAACGGAAATAAAGAAAATGACCCATTGTATAATGAATTTGGACCAGAAAATTTTATTGCTCCAAATAAAAGAAGTGATGATATAGAAAAATATAAATGGGGAATATATACAGATAAATTTGGAGAATTTAAATTAAATAATTGGACTTCAGACTTTGAAACAAAATTAGAATGGGAAGAAAAAAGGGAAAAAGATGTTGGATACTCTGTGAAATATTCAAGAATGTATGGTGGCGATTTACAAGGTATAAAAGAAAAAATACCATATTTAAAAGAGCTAGGAGTAAATGCAATTTGGTTAAATCCAATATTTTTTGCAGATTCAAATCATAAATATGGAACATCTGATTTTAGACATGTTTCACCAGATTTTGGAACTATAAAAATGACAGGAAAAGATTATAATATAAAAGTGTCAAAAGAAAACAGATATGGAAATAAAACTTATTTAGATATATTAACAAATGGATATGAAAAAGAGAGTGAATTAAAACTTTTAAGAGTAAAAATCCAGGGAGAAAACAAGGGTAAAAATGGATATTTTGAAACAGAAAATCCAGAAACTTGGGTATGGACAGAATCAGATTTAATAGCAGTTGATTTAATAAAAGAATTGCATAAAAATGGAATAAGAGTTATATTTGATGGAGTGTTTAATCATACTGGGAAAAATCATTGGAGTTTTGAATTAGCAATGGCAGAGGGAGTTAATTCTAAATATGCAAAATGGTATAAATTTCATGATTTTTCAAAATTTAAAGAGATAAAAGATGATATGTCAGAAGAAGAAGCATATAAAACTTTATTACACAATAAAAATAGTGTGCATTATTCAGGTTGGGCAGGATTTAATGATTTACCAGAATTTAATACATACAATAAAGAGTATATGGAATATATTTTTAATATAACAAAGAAGTGGTTGTTAGGGCCTGATGGAAAAAATTCTGAAAATTGGATGGAAGATGATGGAATAGATGGTTTTAGACTAGATGTTCCAAATTGTGTAGAAAATCAATATTTTTGGCAATTATGGAGAAAAGTAGTAAAAGACACAAAAAAAGATGCATATATAACTGCTGAACTTTGGGGAGATGCTCGTTCTGATATAAATGATGGAGTAAAATACGACACTGTAATGAATTATGAATGGCTAAAATCAACTATTGGATATTTTATAAATCAAGGTAAAGAATTCAATGCTTCATATAAATTAACAGCAGAACAGTTTTTTAATGAATTAAAAGAAAAAAGATACTGGTATCCAATACAGTCTCTTCAAGTATCTCAAAATTTAAACGGCTCACACGATACTGATAGGTTATTATCAAGAATAGTAAATGATAAATTAGGCAGAGACTTAGAAGAAGGAAAACAACTAGATAAAGGATACAACACAAAAAGACCAGATTTAACAGATAATTCACATAAAAATACAACAATAAATTGGAAAAAATCAGAAATAAAACCAAAAGATATATTAAAGTTAATCTCAATATTTCAAATGACATATATAGGTGCTCCAATGCTCTATTATGGCGATGAAGTGGGTATGTGGGGAGCAACTGACCCATATTGTAGGAAACCAATGCTTTGGGAAGAATTTGATTATGAAAATGAAACAGATGGAACTTTAGGAGTAAAAAGCAAAGAAAATTATAAAGTGAAACCAGACAAAGAATTTTTTTCTTGGTATAAAAAAATAATTAAGATTAGAAAAGAAAATTCGACTTTAATATATGGGGAATTTAAAGAAATATATTGGGATAATGAAAAAGATATAATTTCATATTCTAGATTTGATGATGAAAATCATTTTCTAATTATTTTGAATAATAGTTTTGAAAACCAAGAAAATATAGTAATACCAACAGATTTTCAAGATGAAAAATTTATAGATTTGCTTAATTCAGAAAAGTTAGCAACTGGGCCTCAAGGAAATATAATAGTGAATTTAGATAAAAAAACAGGAAAAATATTAAAAAAAATATAA
- the ribH gene encoding 6,7-dimethyl-8-ribityllumazine synthase yields the protein MRIIEGNLFETGGNIKIGIVVARFNEFITSKLLSGALDTLKRHGVSEETIDIVWVPGAFEIPLVAQKMAESTKYHAVITLGAVIRGATPHFDFVSSEVSKGVASVGLKTGVPIIFGVLTTDTIEQAIERAGTKAGNKGVDAAMTAIELVNLLKEI from the coding sequence ATGAGAATAATTGAAGGAAATTTATTTGAAACAGGTGGAAATATAAAAATAGGAATAGTGGTAGCTAGATTTAATGAATTTATAACATCAAAACTTTTATCAGGAGCATTAGACACATTAAAAAGACATGGAGTATCAGAAGAAACAATAGATATAGTTTGGGTTCCAGGAGCATTTGAAATACCTTTAGTTGCTCAAAAAATGGCAGAATCTACAAAATATCATGCTGTTATAACATTGGGAGCTGTAATAAGAGGTGCTACACCACATTTTGACTTTGTTTCTTCAGAAGTATCAAAAGGAGTTGCAAGTGTAGGATTAAAAACAGGAGTTCCTATAATATTTGGAGTATTAACTACAGATACTATAGAACAAGCAATAGAAAGAGCAGGAACAAAAGCAGGAAATAAAGGTGTAGATGCAGCTATGACAGCAATAGAATTAGTTAATTTATTAAAGGAGATATAA
- the argC gene encoding N-acetyl-gamma-glutamyl-phosphate reductase, with protein MKVSIVGGSGYTGIELIRILLNHPKVEIDKIVSESNKGKKVSELFQNLKNIFEKEFIGVSNLEVELKDSEYIFLAVPHKAAMEYVPMLLKMGKKVIDLSADFRIDDFEVYEQWYKENHVAKEYLEEAVYGLPELNREKIKKARLVANPGCYPTTVILGLAPLLSEKLIDINTIISDSKSGVSGAGKKCTATTHFSETNENFKAYGIASHRHTPEIEQELSKLAKKDIIISFTPHLIPMTRGMLSTIYSNLISEQTEEEIVELYKTFYKNEKFVRIVEVVQTKNVRGSNFIDIAVKLDKRTNRIIVTSAIDNITKGASGQAIQNFNIMAGFNEMEGLNLIGYLP; from the coding sequence ATGAAAGTTTCGATAGTTGGTGGATCAGGATATACAGGAATTGAATTAATAAGAATATTATTAAATCATCCAAAAGTAGAAATTGACAAAATAGTTTCAGAAAGTAATAAAGGAAAAAAAGTAAGTGAACTTTTCCAAAATTTAAAAAATATATTTGAAAAAGAGTTTATAGGAGTTTCAAATTTAGAAGTTGAATTAAAAGATAGTGAGTATATATTTTTAGCTGTGCCACATAAAGCAGCAATGGAATATGTTCCAATGCTATTAAAAATGGGAAAAAAGGTTATAGATTTAAGCGCAGATTTTAGAATAGATGATTTTGAAGTTTATGAGCAGTGGTATAAAGAAAATCATGTGGCAAAAGAATATTTAGAAGAAGCTGTATATGGATTACCAGAATTAAATAGAGAAAAGATAAAAAAAGCAAGATTAGTAGCCAATCCAGGTTGTTATCCAACAACAGTGATATTGGGACTAGCTCCACTGTTATCAGAAAAATTAATAGATATAAATACAATAATATCTGATTCAAAATCAGGAGTTTCTGGAGCAGGGAAAAAATGTACAGCTACAACGCATTTTTCAGAAACAAATGAAAATTTTAAAGCTTATGGAATAGCATCACATAGACATACTCCTGAAATTGAGCAAGAGTTATCAAAATTAGCAAAAAAAGATATAATAATAAGTTTCACACCACATTTAATACCCATGACAAGAGGGATGTTAAGTACAATATATTCAAATTTAATATCAGAACAAACTGAAGAAGAGATAGTTGAACTATACAAAACTTTTTATAAAAATGAAAAGTTTGTAAGAATAGTAGAAGTAGTACAGACTAAAAATGTAAGAGGAAGCAATTTTATAGATATAGCAGTAAAATTGGATAAAAGAACAAACAGAATAATAGTAACTTCAGCAATAGATAATATAACAAAAGGAGCTTCAGGACAAGCAATACAAAATTTTAATATTATGGCTGGATTTAATGAGATGGAAGGTTTAAATTTAATAGGATATTTGCCTTAG
- a CDS encoding diguanylate cyclase, whose amino-acid sequence MKKENSIIIINFVVILIMLFVKIIYNIPIVYLMSLFLIPITIISYFEFDLSIFTTLFLNFTITYFFLENLKKYGFNHEVILIGIFQIFFSIYTLLMGFIFSKLKKEILVSRLYKNIMEISYERDNLDKFLDEIVKYTKDKFESKNCSIILIKKDKVIQKIISTENNINKELLEKNLKNESSLLNYILNGNNIYSNIASRDKRFNNYIDSLNRFISVPIKSGDEVIGIISIEDNIKNYTKRDVENLGNYGTVLGLAISNLNYYNKSLYDDLLDIPSKNYVDKKIKKVLADSKEKQILYTIIQLDLDNFKKINELYGSLNGDIVLVKAVKFIKSKLEKKDFIGRYGGNNFIIILENRGKYISKEILENIKDEFSNIEFNVKNDKVKLTFSAGVIAIPIDSVKTIREMKILLEQRMYKAKILGKNTIVEF is encoded by the coding sequence ATGAAAAAGGAAAATAGTATAATAATAATAAATTTTGTTGTGATTTTAATAATGTTATTTGTCAAAATCATATATAATATTCCAATAGTTTATTTGATGAGTCTATTTTTAATTCCAATTACAATAATAAGTTATTTTGAATTTGATTTATCCATATTTACAACACTATTTTTAAATTTTACAATTACATACTTTTTTTTAGAAAATTTAAAAAAATATGGTTTTAATCACGAGGTTATATTAATAGGAATTTTCCAAATATTTTTCTCTATATATACTTTACTTATGGGGTTTATATTTAGTAAATTAAAAAAAGAGATATTAGTTTCTAGACTTTATAAAAATATAATGGAAATTTCTTATGAAAGAGATAATCTTGATAAATTTTTAGATGAGATTGTAAAATATACAAAAGATAAATTTGAATCTAAAAATTGTAGTATAATTTTAATCAAAAAAGATAAAGTTATACAAAAGATTATTTCAACAGAAAATAATATCAATAAGGAATTGTTAGAAAAAAATTTAAAAAATGAAAGCTCCCTTTTGAATTACATTTTAAATGGAAATAATATTTATAGTAATATAGCTTCAAGAGATAAAAGATTTAATAATTATATTGATTCTTTAAATAGATTTATATCAGTTCCAATAAAAAGTGGAGATGAGGTTATTGGAATAATAAGTATAGAGGATAATATTAAAAATTATACTAAACGAGATGTAGAAAATTTAGGAAATTATGGAACTGTATTAGGATTAGCGATTTCAAATTTAAATTATTATAATAAAAGTCTATATGATGATTTGCTAGATATACCATCTAAAAATTATGTGGATAAAAAAATAAAAAAAGTATTAGCAGATAGTAAAGAAAAGCAGATTCTTTATACGATAATTCAATTGGATTTAGATAATTTTAAAAAAATAAATGAACTTTATGGAAGTCTAAATGGAGATATTGTATTAGTTAAGGCTGTTAAGTTTATAAAAAGTAAGTTAGAAAAAAAAGATTTTATAGGAAGGTATGGAGGAAATAACTTTATAATTATATTAGAAAATAGAGGGAAATATATTTCAAAAGAGATATTAGAAAATATAAAAGATGAGTTTTCTAATATAGAATTTAATGTAAAAAATGATAAAGTGAAATTAACTTTTAGTGCAGGAGTAATTGCTATCCCAATTGACAGTGTAAAAACAATAAGAGAAATGAAAATATTATTAGAACAAAGAATGTATAAAGCAAAAATTTTAGGGAAAAATACAATTGTAGAGTTTTAA
- the hisIE gene encoding bifunctional phosphoribosyl-AMP cyclohydrolase/phosphoribosyl-ATP diphosphatase HisIE: protein MINWEELKFDEKGLIPTIVQDYKDNEVLMMAYMNKESLKLTLETGKATYFSRSRQKLWVKGETSGHIQNVKEMFYDCDGDTLLIKVEQVGNVACHTGNRSCFYRKLKEFEKVEKESVVNALYSLLINRKSNPVEGSYTTYLFEQGLDKILKKVGEESAEVIIGAKNEDKAEVIYEMSDLVYHSLVLLAYFDIKPSEVEEELRKREKK from the coding sequence ATGATAAATTGGGAAGAATTAAAATTTGATGAAAAAGGTCTTATACCTACAATAGTGCAGGATTATAAAGACAACGAAGTACTTATGATGGCGTATATGAATAAAGAATCGTTAAAATTAACATTAGAAACAGGAAAAGCTACTTATTTTAGTAGAAGTAGGCAAAAATTATGGGTAAAAGGAGAAACATCAGGACATATTCAAAATGTAAAAGAGATGTTTTATGATTGTGATGGAGATACACTTTTGATAAAAGTTGAACAAGTAGGAAATGTAGCTTGTCATACAGGAAATAGAAGCTGTTTTTATAGAAAATTAAAAGAATTTGAAAAAGTAGAAAAAGAGAGTGTTGTAAACGCTTTATATAGTTTATTAATAAATAGAAAATCAAATCCAGTAGAAGGATCATATACTACTTATTTGTTTGAACAAGGATTAGATAAAATATTAAAAAAAGTAGGCGAAGAATCAGCAGAAGTGATAATAGGTGCTAAAAATGAAGATAAAGCAGAGGTAATTTATGAAATGTCGGACCTTGTGTACCATTCATTGGTACTGTTAGCATATTTTGATATTAAACCTTCAGAAGTTGAGGAGGAGTTAAGAAAAAGAGAGAAAAAATAG